The following coding sequences lie in one Silene latifolia isolate original U9 population unplaced genomic scaffold, ASM4854445v1 scaffold_286, whole genome shotgun sequence genomic window:
- the LOC141639153 gene encoding uncharacterized protein LOC141639153, which translates to MKACMSDGEKKSETVVEPYVLPINMPKQKSLSHISLEEFLPRDFLNNVTVCTISAVDHDDKEKCMCNDVIRTNRRKHADDAVPSQQLEPYPQKENEVIKALNALLANMGWRQIFHLPKEKRQIILQGLDKPELFGKMKDVGEHAEPSTQCVSCNAALTFSDEDLLLGSKPHNGPLYVSGYIRGQKVNRILIDGGSGVNLMPKATMKELGNTVNELSSSRTVIHGFNLNGERAIGMIRVNLSMGDLSSETHFHVIKAKTSFKLLLGRPWKHENGVVASTLHQCLKYYRGGERKINGDAKPFTKANSFFADVKFFKENGTSSEFMPTTISSTGKGGKLKENTKEDVVTSHVKENDKRNIDNTSEVSNPVTSPKKQEMPHKSTSPVLRYIPKSRRKEGDSPFAECLTKRDLKDKIKPSPMIKQEWMAKVTTPFSSSNQTKFPRPPPVGFVCSSNQSSSDQNVGTFHSNAYKLLANAGYDFTKPTPLGKVVEVEPYGLNKTQQELFKQEGSFIETKARLGYKSPTPVKISARRNKTSTSSQHITVEEAEKNEVEDIKTLSTSSVFDRISLPPQRARPSVFDRLGRPSSTTNRPSVFVRLDKRGAIKVKSSTPPPCTRKKGALSDRLGLRSNTVFTRLGASNNDSESKPPSSHSRDAKDLEIVNSCHITAEEIPDDNEEVEADKAPETLEDEVKSTVDDLKELNLGTDKDPPPIYVSALLTKEEEEEYYKLLVEYKDVFAWSYKEMPGLSPKIAVHRLAIRKGISPRKQSQRRFRTELIPEIEKEVNKLIEAGFIREDDFPLPVTELMIDATNGHEALSFMDCTAGYNQIQMAPEDQEATAFHTPKGIFCYTVMPFGLKNAGATYQRAMQKIFDDMLHKTIECYIDDVVVKSKKRKDHVKDLQTIFERLRKCQLKMNQLKCAFGVTSGKFLGFVVRHRGIEIDQTKIKAINEMPEPKTLKELRGLQGRLAYIQRFISNLAGRCQPFSHLMKKDAPFQWDEKCKHAFDSIKKYLASAPVLGAPIPGKLLILYIAAQERSLGQCVRKKLKTARREHSTT; encoded by the exons tgtatgtgcaatgacgttatccgcactaatcgGAGGAAGCATGCAGATGATGCGGTACCATCACAACAATTGGAACCTTACCCTCAAAAGGAAAATGAAGTTATAAAGGCTCTCAACGCTCTTCTCGCAAATATGGGGTGGAGACAAATCTTTCACCTGCCGAAAGAGAAGCGTCAGATAATACTTCAAGGACTTGATAAACCAGAACTATTCGGCAAGATGAAAGATGTAGGAGAGCATGCAGAGCCGTCAACACAATGTGTCTCCTGCAATGCAGCCTTGACCTTTTCAGATGAAGATCTGCTTCTTGGTTCCAAGCCTCACAATGGGCCGCTATATGTGTCAGGCTACATTCGAGGACAAAAAGTCAACAGAATCTTAATAGATGGAGGCTCAGGAGTAAATCTCATGCCCAAAGCAACCATGAAAGAGCTAGGCAACACGGTTAATGAACTTTCCAGCAGTCGAACAGTTATTCACGGTTTCAACTTAAACGGAGAGCGGGCTATTGGCATGATTCGTGTAAACCTTAGCATGGGCGACTTGTCATCTGAAACACACTTCCATGTCATCAAGGCCAAGACATCATTCAAGTTATTATTAGGTCGACCATGGAAACATGAAAATGGGGTCGTTGCATCAACCCTTCATCAATGCTTGAAGTATTATCGCGGCGGTGAAAGGAAAATAAATGGAGACGCCAAGCCTTTCACTAAGGCTAACTCTTTCTTCGCTGACGTAAAGTTCTTTAAGGAAAATGGTACTTCTAGTGAGTTCATGCCAACTACTATTTCTTCAACTGGAAAAGGAGGTAAGCTGAAAGAGAATACCAAAGAAGATGTTGTTACAAGTCATGTTAAAGAAAATGATAAGCGAAATATAGACAACACTAGTGAAGTATCTAATCCCGTTACATCACCCAAGAAGCAAGAAATGCCACATAAGTCTACCTCGCCAGTATTGCGGTATATTCCCAAGTCTCGCCGCAAAGAAGGAGATAGTCCTTTTGCAGAATGTCTAACAAAGAGAGATCTTAAAGACAAAATTAAACCAAGTCCAATGATCAAGCAAGAATGGATGGCGAAAGTCACCACACCTTTTTCAAGTTCAAACCAAACAAAATTTCCGAGACCTCCTCCAGTTGGTTTCGTCTGTTCATCAAACCAATCATCAAGCGATCAAAATGTGGGAACATTTCATTCCAACGCATATAAGCTACTGGCAAATGCAGGTTACGACTTTACAAAACCAACTCCGCTTGGGAAAGTTGTAGAAGTTGAACCATATGGGCTTAACAAAACGCAACAGGAGTTGTTCAAGCAAGAAGGAAGCTTTATAGAGACTAAAGCGAGGCTTGGTTATAAGTCTCCCACACCCGTGAAGATCAGTGCTCGTAGGAACAAAACCTCTACATCTTCACAACATATCACAGTGGAAGAGGCTGAGAAGAATGAAGTAGAAGACATTAAAACACTATCAACATCTTCAGTATTCGACAGGATAAGTCTACCTCCACAGAGAGCCCGTCCTTCTGTATTCGACAGGCTAGGGAGACCGAGTTCTACAACAAATCGTCCTTCTGTCTTCGTTCGACTGGATAAACGAGGAGCAATTAAAGTTAAATCGTCAACCCCTCCGCCATGTACAAGAAAGAAAGGTGCATTAAGTGATCGTTTAGGTCTTCGTTCAAACACGGTCTTCACTCGTTTAGGAGCCTCCAATAATGATAGTG AGTCTAAACCTCCATCTTCACACTCCCGTGATGCAAAAGACTTGGAAATTGTGAATTCTTGTCATATCACTGCAGAAGAGATACCTGATGACAACGAAGAGGTAGAGGCTGACAAGGCACCTGAAACACTTGAAGACGAGGTAAAATCAACCGTAGATGATTTAAAAGAACTAAACCTAGGAACTGATAAAGATCCTCCTCCAATCTACGTCAGTGCTTTGTTGACtaaagaggaagaagaggaataCTACAAATTATTGGTTGAATACAAGGACGTCTTCGCTTGGAGCTACAAGGAAATGCCTGGACTAAGCCCAAAAATTGCAGTTCATCGATTGGCAATCAGAAAAGGAATCAGTCCTAGAAAGCAATCACAACGTCGCTTTAGGACAGAGCTTATACCtgaaattgaaaaagaggttAACAAACTCATTGAGGCCGGATTTATCCGTGAA gacgacttccctttgccagttACAGAGTTGATGATCGATGCAACTAATGGCCACGAAGCACTCTCGTTCATGGATTGCACTGCTGGATATAATCAAATACAAATGGCACCTGAAGATCAAGAAGCAACGGCATTTCACACACCAAAAGGGATAttttgctacacagtcatgccgttTGGACTTAAAAATGCCGGAGCCACATATCAGCGAGCAATGCAAAAGATATTTGATGACATGTTGCATAAAACGATAGAATGTTATATCGACGACGTGgttgtcaaatcaaagaaaagaaaagaccATGTTAAAGACCTTCAGACCATCTTTGAGagacttagaaaatgtcaactcaagatgaatcAACTCAAGTGTGCGTTTGGTGTCACATCTGGGAAGTTCTTAGGGTTTGTAGTCAGACACagaggcattgaaattgaccaGACAAAAATAAAAGCTATCAACGAAATGCCGGAACCAAAGACGTTGAAGGAGCTGCGCGGGTTGCAGGGACGTTTGGCATACATTCAAAGGTTCATCTCTAACCTAGCAGGACGTTGTCAGCCGTTCAGTcatctcatgaaaaaggatgctccattTCAGTGGGATGAAAAATGCAAACATGCTTTTGATAGCATAAAAAAGTACCTGGCTAGTGCACCAGTGTTGGGGGCACC